A DNA window from Engystomops pustulosus chromosome 6, aEngPut4.maternal, whole genome shotgun sequence contains the following coding sequences:
- the LOC140135107 gene encoding arylacetamide deacetylase-like 4: MGIALVLVVLTVAIVFALCFLLVVGIIYFECANSDLPPGIADPLKLRIIHCIIIGIAMVGKILQNMLICSQLDFTRYVRDKLMARRLGEDPKLHIKNLKFEGIPVRVYQPRSPSAGGRKGVMFFHGGGWMFGSIDSYDVLCRYISKQTESVVISVGYRLAPEHRYPSAFDDCLNATVHFLNTAKEYGVDPSSVIISGDSAGGNLTAAVCQALVDRTDLPQPLAQVLIYPAVQAVDFHLPSYTQNCAVPILYRERAVFYMINYIEDGNLQMMEEILDGDHVPVDLKLQFRKWLGPDNIPDEFKARGYKPRVMASHSEDVYEAHKQVFETHFSPLLAEDTVIRRLPKAYILTCEFDVLRDDGILYKKRLEDNGVPVTWFHLKDGFHGIVSFFDNGRLSFDSGKVAVDNIVKFINDI, from the exons ATGGGCATAGCTCTGGTATTGGTGGTGCTCACCGTCGCCATTGTGTTTGCATTATGTTTTTTGCTTGTGGTGGGCATCATTTATTTTGAATGTGCTAACTCTGACCTACCACCAGGAATTGCAGATCCTCTCAAGCTTAGGATCATCCATTGCATCATTATTGGCATCGCTATGGTG GGCAAGATCCTTCAGAACATGCTCATATGCAGCCAGCTTGACTTCACCCGTTATGTCAGAGATAAACTGATGGCCAGAAGGTTGGGAGAAGACCCCAAACTGCATATTAAAAACTTAAAGTTTGAAGGAATTCCGGTGAGAGTTTACCAGCCTAGATCGCCATCTGCTGGTGGAAGGAAGGGAGTTATGTTCTTTCACGGTGGAGGATGGATGTTTGGGAGTATTG ATTCTTATGATGTGTTATGTCGCTACATCTCAAAGCAAACAGAATCAGTGGTTATCTCTGTTGG TTATCGTCTGGCACCAGAGCATAGGTACCCTTCAGCATTTGATGACTGTCTCAATGCCACGGTCCATTTCCTGAACACGGCAAAGGAATATGGAGTAGACCCTTCCTCAGTGATAATCAGTGGAGACAGTGCTGGGGGTAATCTCACAGCAGCCGTATGTCAAGCTCTTGTGGACAGAACAGATCTTCCACAGCCTCTTGCCCAGGTCCTGATATACCCAGCCGTCCAAGCTGTTGACTTCCATTTGCCATCATATACACaaaactgtgcagtgcccattcTGTACAGAGAACGAGCTGTGTTCTACATGATAAATTATATAGAAGACGGAAACTTACAAATGATGGAAGAAATTCTAGATGGAGACCACGTTCCTGTTGACTTGAAGTTGCAATTTAGAAAGTGGCTGGGCCCTGATAATATTCCTGATGAGTTCAAAGCCCGGGGTTACAAGCCACGTGTGATGGCATCACATTCTGAAGATGTCTATGAGGCACACAAACAAGTATTCGAGACGCATTTTTCACCATTGTTGGCCGAGGACACCGTCATCCGTCGTCTGCCCAAGGCATACATTCTAACATGTGAGTTTGATGTCTTACGTGATGATGGAATATTATATAAGAAACGTCTGGAGGACAATGGAGTTCCAGTCACATGGTTtcatcttaaagatggcttccatGGAATAGTTAGCTTTTTTGACAATGGAAGGCTCTCATTTGATTCTGGAAAAGTGGctgttgataacattgtaaaattCATCAATGATATTTGA
- the LOC140135108 gene encoding arylacetamide deacetylase-like 4, producing the protein MLGELAVLFGIFSIFLILCLLIFLGVTWYESSKAELPPGIANPKLLKTIHTVSTGPIILGKILDKFGLLSSTEFFIYLQKLAVPKLKDDPEIYNKDLKFNGVPVRVYQPRSPTAGGRKGIMFIHGGGYVYGSIDSYDNLCRYLTKNTGSVVVSVGYRLAPKHKCPAAFDDCLTATVNFLKTAQDYGVDPSSVIICGDSAGGNLTAGVCQALVGRSDIPKPLAQVMIYPGVQKADFNVPSYQQNKMVPLLLQDSAIYYTMMYICGNLSLSQEILKGSHVPPEIRQKLNTWFCCEEFKDKLYNPDIMAPFNKDVYEKVKKAFDLSCSPLFSDDAVFRQLPKAYILTCEFDVLRDDGLLYKKRLEDNGVPVTWFHVKDGFHGIVSFFGHPEVVQGKVAIDNVVSYIKNL; encoded by the exons ATGCTTGGAGAATTAGCTGTTCTTTTTggcatttttagcatttttttaatcTTGTGTCTGCTGATATTTTTGGGGGTAACTTGGTATGAATCTTCAAAAGCGGAACTCCCACCAGGGATCGCAAATCCCAAACTTCTTAAAACAATTCATACAGTTTCCACTGGTCCAATAATCCTG GGGAAGATTCTTGATAAATTCGGATTATTGAGCAGTACAGAGTTTTTTATCTATCTACAAAAACTTGCTGTCCCTAAGCTTAAAGATGATCCAGAGATCTACAATAAAGACTTAAAATTTAATGGAGTACCAGTGAGAGTCTACCAGCCCCGATCtcctactgctgggggcaggaaAGGAATCATGTTCATTCATGGAGGAGGATATGTGTATGGAAGTATTG ATAGTTATGACAATCTCTGCCGGTACCTAACAAAGAATACTGGATCCGTGGTAGTGTCTGTTGG GTACCGCCTGGCACCAAAACACAAGTGTCCAGCCGCATTTGATGACTGCCTCACGGCTACTGTTAACTTTCTCAAGACGGCACAAGACTATGGAGTAGATCCTTCTTCTGTTATAATATGTGGAGACAGTGCTGGGGGCAATCTCACAGCTGGGGTTTGTCAAGCCCTTGTGGGTAGATCAGATATTCCAAAGCCCCTGGCACAGGTGATGATATATCCAGGGGTCCAGAAGGCTGACTTTAATGTACCTTCATACCAACAAAACAAGATGGTTCCTTTGTTGCTCCAAGACTCTGCTATTTACTATACAATGATGTATATTTGTGGCAATCTCTCTTTATCGCAAGAAATTTTAAAAGGCAGCCATGTTCCTCCTGAAATAAGACAAAAGTTAAACACATGGTTTTGTTGTGAAGAGTTTAAAGACAAATTGTACAACCCAGACATCatggccccctttaataaagATGTGTATGAAAAGGTTAAGAAAGCCTTTGACCTTTCATGTTCCCCATTGTTCTCTGATGATGCTGTGTTTCGGCAACTACCAAAGGCCTACATACTAACATGTGAATTTGATGTCCTACGTGATGATGGATTGCTCTACAAGAAACGTCTGGAGGACAATGGAGTCCCAGTCACATGGTTTCATGTAAAAGATGGCTTCCATGGAATTGTTAGTTTTTTTGGTCATCCTGAGGTGGTACAGGGCAAGGTTGCTATAGATAATGTAGTTTCTTATATTAAAAACCTTTGA